A single window of Bacteroidales bacterium DNA harbors:
- a CDS encoding PQQ-binding-like beta-propeller repeat protein: MRPFIISLFVSLFILAIPKVSSQQADWTHFRGSNLDGISEARDVPILWNDSTHIKWKSDIEGKGWSSPVVYGDQVWLTSASEDGKNMWGLCLDFNTGKLIYRIDLFQPDSVYGKHSINTYATPTPCIEDGFVYMTFGTYGTACIDTKNGKVKWKRTDLNCDHVQGAGASPILYKNLLILHVEGVDVQYLVALNKTTGETVWKTDRPAEVYEPLEPIGRKAYITPIIVNVNGLDLLISNGSAVCIAYNPLTGKEVWRVVQGEDSTISMPFSENGTVYFYTGFVTGPEDEKYCELLAVDPAGNGDVTKTKVIWRFKSPILQLLTPVIKDGLIYTIDTRNTLYCLDAKTGSEVYSMKLKRKYNASPVFAGGNVYFISVNGETLIIKAAKSLQVIAENKLPGEVYATPAILRNSILVRTDEAVYRIGN, translated from the coding sequence ATGAGGCCATTTATAATTTCCCTGTTCGTTAGCTTATTCATTTTGGCTATTCCCAAAGTCAGTTCACAACAAGCAGACTGGACACATTTTCGGGGAAGTAACCTGGATGGAATTTCTGAAGCGCGTGATGTGCCCATTCTCTGGAACGATTCAACCCATATAAAATGGAAATCGGACATTGAGGGTAAAGGATGGTCGTCACCTGTTGTTTACGGTGACCAGGTGTGGTTGACTTCTGCCAGTGAAGACGGTAAAAATATGTGGGGATTATGCCTTGATTTCAACACGGGGAAATTGATTTACAGGATAGACCTGTTTCAGCCGGATTCTGTCTATGGAAAGCATTCAATCAACACCTATGCAACTCCGACACCCTGTATTGAGGATGGTTTTGTTTATATGACCTTCGGAACTTACGGTACAGCGTGTATTGATACAAAGAACGGAAAAGTTAAATGGAAAAGAACTGACCTGAATTGTGATCATGTGCAGGGAGCGGGCGCTTCACCTATTCTCTATAAAAACCTGCTCATCCTTCATGTCGAAGGGGTCGATGTTCAATACCTCGTTGCTCTGAATAAAACGACCGGCGAAACGGTATGGAAGACCGACCGGCCTGCAGAGGTGTATGAGCCATTGGAGCCTATAGGAAGAAAAGCCTATATTACCCCGATAATTGTAAATGTGAATGGACTGGATTTACTGATATCAAACGGTTCTGCCGTTTGCATAGCCTACAATCCGTTAACGGGGAAGGAAGTCTGGAGGGTGGTGCAGGGTGAGGATTCAACCATTTCAATGCCCTTCTCAGAGAACGGAACCGTATATTTTTACACCGGCTTTGTTACCGGACCTGAAGACGAAAAATACTGCGAATTATTGGCTGTGGATCCTGCTGGTAATGGAGATGTTACCAAAACGAAGGTAATTTGGCGATTTAAGTCCCCCATTCTTCAACTGCTCACACCGGTTATTAAGGATGGCCTGATTTATACAATCGACACCCGCAACACGCTCTATTGCCTGGATGCCAAAACGGGCAGTGAAGTTTATTCAATGAAACTGAAACGGAAATACAATGCATCACCTGTTTTTGCAGGCGGAAATGTTTATTTCATTTCGGTGAATGGCGAAACATTAATTATTAAAGCCGCCAAATCGCTCCAGGTTATAGCCGAAAACAAATTACCGGGTGAAGTGTATGCCACTCCGGCTATACTCCGGAATTCAATCCTGGTAAGAACAGATGAAGCCGTGTATAGGATAGGGAACTAG
- a CDS encoding aldo/keto reductase encodes MKKRMLGNGLEVSEIGLGCMGMSFGYGVVADKQQSIDLIRKAYESGVTFFDTAEVYGPYINEELVGEALEPSKGKVVIATKFGFNIGGEGLNSRPEQIRRVAEASLKRLRINCIDLFYQHRVDPAVPIEEVAGTVKDLIKEGKVKHFGLSEAGVNIIRRAHSVCPVTALQSEYSLWWREPENEILPVLEELGIGFVPFSPLGKGFLTGKMNESTTFDSKDFRSTVPRLSPENLKANLVFVDLIRDVAGRKKVTPAQVAIAWILAQKPWMVPIPGTTKMERLEENLGAASVEFSSEDLREIETAASKIRPAGDRYSAGSAKLINR; translated from the coding sequence ATGAAAAAAAGAATGTTGGGTAACGGTTTAGAAGTTTCCGAAATTGGCCTGGGATGTATGGGAATGAGTTTCGGCTATGGCGTTGTAGCCGATAAACAGCAATCCATCGACCTGATCCGGAAGGCTTATGAATCGGGTGTTACTTTTTTTGATACGGCCGAAGTATACGGACCTTACATTAATGAAGAGCTCGTTGGCGAAGCACTGGAGCCTTCTAAGGGTAAGGTTGTCATCGCCACCAAATTCGGTTTCAATATCGGCGGAGAAGGACTTAATAGTCGCCCCGAACAGATAAGAAGAGTAGCCGAAGCATCACTGAAACGTTTACGGATCAATTGCATCGATTTGTTCTACCAGCACCGCGTTGATCCTGCCGTTCCCATTGAAGAGGTTGCAGGCACAGTGAAAGATCTTATAAAAGAGGGCAAAGTGAAGCATTTTGGATTGTCAGAAGCCGGCGTGAATATTATTCGTCGTGCCCATAGTGTTTGCCCTGTTACTGCTCTTCAGAGCGAATACTCTTTATGGTGGCGTGAGCCGGAGAATGAAATCCTTCCTGTGCTTGAAGAGCTCGGAATTGGTTTTGTGCCTTTCAGCCCGCTTGGAAAAGGTTTTTTGACCGGGAAAATGAATGAAAGCACGACTTTTGATTCTAAGGATTTCCGCAGTACAGTTCCCCGCCTGAGTCCCGAAAACCTTAAAGCTAACCTGGTATTTGTTGATTTAATCCGTGATGTGGCAGGTCGCAAAAAGGTCACTCCGGCACAGGTTGCCATTGCCTGGATACTGGCGCAGAAACCCTGGATGGTGCCGATTCCCGGGACTACAAAAATGGAACGTTTAGAAGAGAATCTGGGTGCAGCCTCTGTTGAATTTTCATCCGAAGATCTGCGTGAAATCGAAACCGCCGCTTCAAAAATCAGACCTGCAGGTGATCGGTATTCAGCAGGTAGCGCTAAGTTAATCAACAGGTAA
- a CDS encoding flavodoxin family protein — protein sequence MKKSIVVISSSPRKGGNSDLLCDQFISGAVDSGHNAEKIVLNDKNINYCTGCGYCLKKEGCSQKDDMTDILEKLETADVIVMATPVYFYSMCGRMKTLIDRTCAGYTRISNKEFYFIVAAADSNHSAMERTLEGFRGFTDCLDNPVEKGVIYGTSAWNKGEIKNKPTMKQAYEAGLNV from the coding sequence ATGAAGAAAAGCATTGTTGTTATTTCATCAAGTCCGCGCAAAGGCGGAAATTCAGACCTCCTTTGTGATCAGTTTATTTCCGGTGCTGTTGATTCCGGACATAATGCTGAAAAGATTGTTCTTAACGATAAGAACATTAATTATTGTACAGGTTGTGGTTATTGTCTTAAGAAAGAAGGGTGTTCGCAAAAGGACGATATGACTGATATTCTTGAAAAACTGGAAACGGCTGATGTAATTGTTATGGCAACTCCGGTATATTTTTATTCGATGTGCGGCCGGATGAAAACGCTGATCGACAGAACCTGTGCCGGGTACACGCGAATCAGCAACAAGGAGTTCTATTTTATTGTAGCTGCTGCCGATTCAAATCATTCAGCAATGGAAAGGACACTCGAAGGTTTTCGCGGATTTACCGACTGCCTGGATAATCCGGTTGAAAAAGGTGTTATATATGGAACTTCAGCATGGAATAAAGGCGAAATAAAAAACAAGCCCACTATGAAGCAGGCTTATGAAGCGGGATTAAATGTATAA
- a CDS encoding helix-turn-helix domain-containing protein, translated as MKEKNMIRSISEYNDSMGAETLNPLISMVDYSKAPPPKSGEQVKMSFDFYFIALKEIKCGNIKYGCNYYDYQEGTLVFIGPGQVLTVENYVNAPRPKGKALLFHPDLIRGTSLGHTMKNYTFFSYEVHEALHLSEKERQVINNCFANIEAELMHTIDKHSKTMIISNIELLLNYSVRFYDRQFITRTVVNQDILIRFEKLLDEYFNTDKPRSLGLPSVKYCADKLHLSANYFGDLIKKETGKSPLDHIQFKIADIAKDRIMDGRQSASEIAYELGFKNPQHFSRMFKQIVGMTPLGYRGMN; from the coding sequence ATGAAAGAGAAAAACATGATCAGAAGCATTTCGGAATATAATGACAGCATGGGTGCAGAAACGCTCAACCCGCTGATCAGCATGGTGGATTATTCAAAAGCTCCCCCTCCCAAATCAGGTGAACAGGTTAAAATGTCCTTCGACTTTTACTTTATAGCACTGAAGGAAATAAAATGCGGCAATATCAAATATGGCTGCAATTATTATGATTACCAGGAAGGAACACTGGTGTTCATTGGCCCGGGACAAGTCCTGACCGTTGAGAATTATGTAAACGCTCCCCGTCCTAAAGGGAAAGCCCTGTTATTCCACCCGGATCTCATTCGAGGAACTTCTCTGGGTCATACTATGAAGAACTATACTTTCTTTTCCTATGAAGTGCATGAAGCCCTTCATCTTTCAGAAAAGGAACGACAGGTAATTAATAACTGCTTTGCGAATATTGAGGCTGAGTTGATGCACACAATTGATAAGCACAGCAAAACCATGATCATTTCAAATATAGAACTCCTGCTGAATTACAGTGTGCGGTTTTACGACAGGCAATTCATAACCCGTACCGTTGTCAACCAGGATATACTTATCCGGTTTGAAAAGCTGCTGGATGAATATTTCAATACAGATAAGCCGCGTTCGCTTGGTTTGCCCTCAGTGAAATATTGTGCCGATAAATTGCATCTTTCTGCCAATTACTTCGGTGACCTTATTAAGAAGGAAACCGGTAAATCACCTCTAGATCATATTCAATTCAAAATAGCCGATATTGCAAAGGACAGGATTATGGACGGCAGGCAGTCAGCCAGCGAAATAGCCTATGAACTCGGATTCAAAAACCCGCAGCATTTCAGCAGGATGTTTAAGCAAATTGTAGGAATGACACCATTGGGATATAGGGGGATGAATTAA
- a CDS encoding BrnT family toxin → MKFEFEEQKSSKNKSKHGIDFIEAQQIWNDPERVEIPARTTEEPRIMIIGRIGQSIWAGIYTIRNKNIRLISVRKARKDEKEIYESI, encoded by the coding sequence ATGAAATTTGAATTTGAAGAACAAAAAAGTTCAAAGAATAAATCAAAACATGGAATAGATTTCATTGAAGCGCAACAAATCTGGAATGATCCGGAGCGAGTTGAAATACCTGCCAGAACAACCGAAGAACCACGAATAATGATTATCGGAAGAATCGGTCAGTCGATCTGGGCTGGTATTTATACTATTCGTAATAAAAACATAAGATTGATATCAGTCAGAAAAGCCAGGAAAGATGAAAAAGAAATATATGAAAGCATCTGA
- a CDS encoding cupin domain-containing protein, giving the protein MNKFETKLLPANLDAIAPDGSDVRILLGLKGGGMAHFELPPNQISKAVTHRTVEEIWYIIAGRGQMWRKLNEIEEIVDLYPDICITIPLGTRFQFRSFGYEPLSAIGVTMPPWPGEDEAIMVEGIWKSTLNGKV; this is encoded by the coding sequence ATGAACAAATTTGAAACTAAGCTTTTGCCGGCAAATTTAGATGCCATAGCTCCCGATGGTTCAGATGTAAGAATTCTTTTAGGATTAAAGGGTGGAGGTATGGCGCATTTTGAATTGCCACCGAATCAAATATCGAAAGCGGTTACTCACAGAACAGTTGAAGAAATTTGGTACATAATCGCCGGAAGGGGCCAGATGTGGAGAAAGCTCAATGAAATTGAAGAAATAGTAGACCTCTATCCCGATATTTGTATCACCATTCCTTTAGGTACCCGTTTTCAGTTCAGAAGTTTTGGGTATGAACCACTTTCTGCCATAGGAGTTACAATGCCTCCATGGCCAGGTGAAGATGAAGCCATAATGGTTGAGGGTATTTGGAAAAGTACGTTAAATGGGAAGGTATAA
- a CDS encoding papain-like cysteine protease family protein — MENRFIEMDQLITAAGKNKNISHASSLTDTIARSFDAVFYRVPGIVSPIRQPSSMVCWATVTTMMISWKRQQSLSIETAVGGIGAYYLSKYKNNQGLTSEEKIPFLNAAGFLFEYPQSLSIGGWERLLKNNGPIWITTAEGSDANFGIHARILTAINGDGTADGTTITVVDPASGTAYNEKFSDFLVKFEREVRVSSAWDGRIQIVYWPAGTSVAKTFTAEKSWNISAQGVDLIKKYEGFFSKMYNDPVGHCTIGYGTLIHQGNCNGDETEKVFTNGITETKALELLRDEVNKHMQTIRKNVNVDLNQNQIDSLASFTYNVGDANFLQSTLLKRLNAGKYSDVPLEIRKWTKGRINGKLVDLQGLVNRRNEEAALFETPLATSQSYTYYAFGQTVLSDADLNNYLSDALPVRTLTLTRARDILQTLAANSSSGITLDAPPFNASLKVSSTRKWMKKIKDQPDQEVTETHDVPRTYTVKPSVINGVEIKYMNTATGGILLPNLNNLDPRMVVFLYKFTKWLKNTYGVDTLYHMGIGHGSGAQFDCHNTGRALDLGGLKGTYNGTAFEVFVQRDWGSKPAKINGGKIYYRLSSSDGFGYTLFKEVHRYIVTQMSDTSNYYEAAKTGSDLDARVIQDGVAIPSSFIIHPDHPDASLRSAHSNHFHCQVGTTSYEANPPV; from the coding sequence ATGGAAAATCGTTTTATTGAAATGGATCAGCTGATCACTGCTGCCGGAAAAAATAAAAATATTTCTCATGCATCGTCATTAACCGATACAATCGCCCGGTCATTTGATGCTGTTTTTTACCGTGTTCCGGGAATTGTGAGTCCTATAAGGCAACCATCCAGCATGGTTTGCTGGGCCACTGTCACTACAATGATGATTTCATGGAAGCGTCAGCAATCTCTGTCCATTGAAACGGCCGTTGGGGGCATTGGGGCCTATTATTTAAGCAAGTATAAAAATAACCAGGGGCTGACTTCCGAGGAAAAAATTCCTTTTCTGAATGCCGCCGGTTTTTTATTTGAATACCCTCAAAGCCTATCTATTGGAGGCTGGGAACGCTTGTTAAAAAACAATGGACCGATTTGGATCACGACAGCCGAGGGTTCGGATGCAAATTTTGGAATCCATGCCCGCATTTTGACTGCCATCAATGGGGATGGCACTGCCGATGGAACCACTATAACCGTTGTGGATCCTGCATCAGGAACTGCCTACAATGAAAAATTTTCCGATTTTCTTGTAAAGTTTGAACGTGAAGTGAGAGTCAGTTCTGCCTGGGATGGACGGATTCAAATTGTTTACTGGCCTGCCGGTACATCCGTTGCCAAAACCTTTACTGCAGAAAAATCATGGAATATATCCGCGCAGGGTGTTGACCTTATAAAAAAATATGAAGGCTTCTTTAGCAAAATGTACAACGACCCTGTGGGACATTGCACAATTGGTTACGGAACGCTTATTCATCAAGGCAATTGCAATGGTGATGAAACTGAAAAAGTGTTTACGAATGGCATCACGGAAACAAAAGCTTTGGAATTATTGCGGGATGAAGTAAATAAACATATGCAAACCATCCGGAAAAATGTTAATGTTGATTTGAACCAAAACCAGATAGATTCCCTGGCAAGTTTTACATACAATGTCGGAGACGCAAATTTTTTACAGTCGACTTTATTAAAGCGGTTGAATGCCGGGAAATATAGCGATGTTCCCTTAGAAATAAGAAAATGGACAAAAGGCAGAATTAACGGGAAGCTGGTTGATTTGCAGGGGCTTGTTAACCGCAGAAATGAAGAAGCTGCACTCTTTGAAACTCCTCTTGCAACCAGCCAGTCCTATACATATTATGCTTTCGGACAAACGGTTTTGAGTGATGCCGATTTGAATAATTACTTATCCGATGCTCTGCCGGTAAGAACTTTAACATTGACCCGGGCCCGCGATATTTTACAAACGCTCGCCGCAAATTCATCTTCAGGCATAACACTGGATGCACCTCCTTTTAATGCTTCTCTAAAGGTTTCTTCTACAAGGAAGTGGATGAAAAAAATAAAAGATCAGCCGGATCAGGAAGTAACCGAAACACATGATGTGCCAAGAACTTATACAGTAAAACCATCCGTTATCAATGGAGTTGAAATCAAGTACATGAATACAGCAACTGGTGGCATATTATTGCCAAATCTCAACAACCTTGATCCCCGCATGGTTGTTTTTCTGTACAAGTTTACTAAATGGCTGAAGAACACCTATGGCGTTGACACGTTGTATCACATGGGCATTGGCCATGGCAGCGGTGCGCAGTTCGATTGTCACAATACGGGACGGGCATTAGATCTTGGTGGACTGAAAGGAACTTATAATGGAACTGCTTTTGAAGTTTTTGTACAAAGAGATTGGGGCAGTAAGCCTGCAAAAATAAACGGAGGGAAAATCTATTACCGCCTTTCTTCATCCGATGGATTTGGATATACGCTGTTTAAAGAGGTGCACCGCTATATCGTTACCCAAATGAGCGATACTTCCAATTATTACGAAGCGGCAAAAACCGGAAGTGACCTGGATGCACGAGTGATTCAGGATGGTGTGGCTATTCCATCCAGTTTTATTATTCATCCTGATCACCCTGATGCAAGCCTGCGTTCGGCCCACAGCAACCACTTCCATTGCCAGGTGGGTACTACTTCATACGAAGCCAATCCGCCGGTGTAA